The Pseudomonas sp. G2-4 genome window below encodes:
- a CDS encoding I78 family peptidase inhibitor, giving the protein MPWKLASLSTLLVTAFLSGCSSGPSESTPDPVATETGSGRCEAKAAEFAIGKQASPQLLEQARARAGAQNARILKPNDMVTLEYRSDRLNLSTDANLVVNRVNCG; this is encoded by the coding sequence ATGCCTTGGAAGCTCGCGTCATTGAGTACTTTGCTGGTCACCGCGTTCTTGAGCGGTTGCAGCAGCGGCCCTTCTGAGTCGACCCCTGACCCTGTGGCAACCGAGACCGGTAGTGGTCGTTGCGAAGCCAAGGCCGCCGAGTTCGCCATTGGCAAGCAGGCCTCTCCGCAACTGTTGGAGCAAGCTCGCGCCCGTGCCGGCGCGCAGAACGCCCGGATCCTCAAGCCCAACGATATGGTGACGCTGGAGTACCGCTCTGATCGCCTGAATCTCAGCACCGATGCCAACCTGGTGGTCAATCGGGTGAACTGCGGCTGA
- a CDS encoding cold-shock protein encodes MSNRQTGTVKWFNDEKGFGFITPQGGGDDLFVHFKAIESDGFKSLKEGQTVSFVAEKGQKGMQAAQVRAE; translated from the coding sequence ATGTCTAATCGCCAAACCGGCACCGTTAAATGGTTCAACGATGAAAAAGGCTTCGGCTTCATCACTCCTCAAGGTGGCGGTGACGACCTGTTCGTACACTTCAAAGCTATCGAAAGCGACGGTTTCAAAAGCCTGAAAGAAGGCCAGACCGTTTCCTTCGTGGCTGAGAAAGGCCAAAAGGGTATGCAAGCTGCACAAGTCCGCGCAGAGTAA
- the thrS gene encoding threonine--tRNA ligase yields the protein MPTITLPDGSQRSFDHPVSVAEVAASIGAGLAKATLAGKVNGKLVDASDVIDSDATLQIITPKDEEGLEIIRHSCAHLVGHAVKQLYPSAKMVIGPVIDEGFYYDIAFERPFTPDDMAAIEQRMQQLIEKDYDVIKKVTPRAEVIEVFKARGEDYKLRLVEDMPDEQAMGLYYHEEYVDMCRGPHVPNTRFLKSFKLTKLSGAYWRGDAKNEQLQRVYGTAWADKKQLAAYIQRIEEAEKRDHRKIGKRLGLFHTQEESPGMVFWHPNGWTLYQVLEQYMRQVQRENGYLEIKTPQVVDRSLWEKSGHWANYADNMFTTQSENRDYAIKPMNCPCHVQVFNQGLKSYRELPMRLAEFGACHRNEPSGALHGIMRVRAFTQDDAHIFCTEEQMQAESAAFIKLTMDVYRDFGFTEVEMKLSTRPEKRVGSDELWDRAEAALAAALDSAGLAYDLQPGEGAFYGPKIEFSLKDCLGRVWQCGTLQLDFNLPIRLGAEYVSEDNSRKHPVMLHRAILGSFERFVGILIEHYEGAFPAWLAPTQAVIMNITDKQADFAAEVEKTLNQSGFRAKSDLRNEKIGFKIREHTLLKVPFLLVIGDREVEMQTVAVRTREGADLGSMPVAEFAEFLAQAVSRRGRPDLE from the coding sequence ATGCCAACTATTACTCTTCCCGACGGCAGTCAACGTTCATTCGATCACCCGGTTTCCGTAGCCGAGGTCGCCGCATCCATCGGCGCGGGGCTGGCCAAGGCCACCCTGGCCGGCAAGGTCAACGGTAAATTGGTCGACGCCAGTGACGTCATCGACAGCGACGCCACGCTGCAAATCATCACGCCCAAGGATGAAGAGGGGCTGGAGATCATTCGCCACTCTTGCGCGCACCTGGTCGGCCACGCCGTCAAGCAACTGTACCCGAGCGCGAAGATGGTCATCGGGCCGGTCATTGATGAAGGCTTCTATTACGACATCGCCTTCGAGCGGCCTTTCACGCCGGACGACATGGCCGCCATCGAACAGCGCATGCAGCAGCTGATCGAGAAAGATTACGACGTCATCAAGAAAGTCACCCCGCGCGCCGAAGTCATCGAAGTGTTCAAGGCCCGTGGCGAAGACTACAAGCTGCGTCTGGTGGAAGACATGCCGGACGAGCAGGCCATGGGCCTGTATTACCACGAAGAATACGTCGACATGTGCCGTGGCCCGCACGTGCCGAACACGCGTTTCCTGAAATCCTTCAAGCTGACCAAGCTGTCCGGCGCCTACTGGCGTGGCGATGCCAAGAACGAGCAGCTGCAGCGCGTCTATGGCACTGCCTGGGCCGACAAGAAGCAACTGGCGGCCTACATCCAGCGGATCGAGGAAGCCGAGAAGCGCGATCACCGCAAGATCGGCAAGCGCCTGGGCCTGTTCCACACCCAGGAAGAGTCCCCGGGCATGGTGTTCTGGCACCCGAACGGCTGGACCCTGTACCAGGTGCTCGAGCAGTACATGCGCCAGGTCCAGCGTGAAAACGGCTACCTCGAGATCAAGACGCCGCAAGTGGTGGACCGCAGCCTGTGGGAGAAATCCGGGCACTGGGCCAACTACGCCGACAACATGTTCACCACCCAGTCGGAAAACCGCGACTACGCCATCAAGCCGATGAACTGCCCTTGCCACGTGCAGGTGTTCAACCAGGGCCTGAAAAGCTACCGCGAGCTGCCGATGCGCCTGGCCGAGTTCGGTGCCTGCCACCGCAACGAGCCTTCGGGTGCGCTGCACGGCATCATGCGCGTGCGTGCGTTTACCCAGGACGATGCGCACATTTTCTGTACCGAAGAGCAGATGCAGGCCGAATCCGCCGCCTTCATCAAGCTGACCATGGACGTCTATCGCGACTTCGGCTTCACCGAAGTCGAAATGAAGCTGTCCACTCGTCCGGAAAAGCGTGTTGGCTCCGACGAGCTGTGGGATCGCGCCGAAGCAGCCCTGGCCGCTGCCCTTGATAGCGCGGGCCTTGCGTACGACCTGCAGCCGGGCGAGGGGGCTTTCTACGGTCCGAAGATTGAATTCTCGCTGAAAGATTGCCTCGGTCGCGTGTGGCAATGTGGTACCTTGCAGCTCGATTTCAACCTGCCGATCCGTCTGGGCGCCGAATACGTGTCCGAAGACAACAGCCGCAAGCACCCGGTCATGCTTCACCGCGCGATCCTCGGTTCCTTCGAGCGTTTCGTCGGGATCCTGATCGAACACTACGAGGGTGCGTTCCCCGCGTGGCTGGCACCGACCCAGGCAGTGATCATGAATATCACTGATAAACAGGCAGATTTTGCCGCCGAAGTCGAAAAAACTCTCAATCAAAGCGGATTTCGTGCCAAGTCCGACTTGAGAAATGAAAAGATCGGCTTTAAAATCCGCGAGCATACTTTGCTCAAGGTTCCCTTTCTCTTGGTTATCGGAGATCGGGAGGTCGAGATGCAGACTGTCGCTGTGCGTACTCGTGAAGGTGCTGACCTGGGCTCGATGCCCGTCGCCGAATTTGCTGAGTTTCTCGCGCAAGCGGTTTCCCGGCGTGGTCGCCCAGATTTGGAGTAA
- the infC gene encoding translation initiation factor IF-3, with the protein MTIKREMRQDKRAAPKAPINENISAREVRLIGAEGEQLGIVSIEDALLKAEEAKLDLVEISADAVPPVCKLMDYGKSIFEKKKQVAAAKKNQKQIQVKEIKFRPGTEEGDYQVKLRNLVRFLSDGDRAKVSLRFRGREMAHQELGMELLKRVEQDLLEYGSVEQHPKMEGRQLIMVIAPKKKK; encoded by the coding sequence ATTACTATTAAGCGTGAAATGAGACAAGATAAACGAGCTGCACCGAAAGCCCCGATCAACGAGAATATCTCGGCACGCGAGGTTCGGTTAATTGGGGCTGAGGGTGAGCAGCTTGGGATTGTGTCAATTGAAGACGCGCTTCTTAAGGCTGAAGAAGCCAAGCTCGATTTGGTGGAGATTTCCGCCGATGCTGTACCTCCTGTCTGCAAGCTGATGGACTACGGCAAATCGATCTTCGAGAAGAAGAAGCAGGTTGCCGCAGCCAAGAAGAACCAGAAGCAGATCCAGGTTAAAGAAATCAAGTTTCGTCCAGGGACGGAGGAAGGGGATTACCAGGTAAAACTGCGCAACCTGGTACGTTTCCTGAGTGATGGGGACAGGGCCAAGGTATCCTTGCGATTCCGCGGCCGTGAGATGGCCCACCAGGAGCTGGGGATGGAACTCCTCAAGCGGGTTGAACAAGACCTGCTCGAGTACGGTTCGGTCGAACAGCATCCTAAGATGGAAGGACGCCAGCTGATCATGGTCATCGCCCCGAAAAAGAAGAAGTAA
- the rpmI gene encoding 50S ribosomal protein L35 — translation MPKMKTKSGAAKRFLKTANGIKHKHAFKSHILTKMSTKRKRQLRGSSLLHPSDVAKVERMLRLR, via the coding sequence ATGCCAAAGATGAAAACCAAAAGTGGTGCTGCTAAGCGGTTTCTGAAAACTGCTAACGGTATCAAGCACAAGCACGCTTTCAAGAGCCACATCCTGACCAAAATGTCGACCAAGCGTAAGCGTCAACTGCGCGGTAGCAGCTTGCTGCATCCGTCTGACGTGGCAAAAGTCGAGCGCATGCTGCGCCTTCGTTAA
- the rplT gene encoding 50S ribosomal protein L20 — protein MARVKRGVIARKRHKKILKLAKGYYGARSRVFRVAKQAVIKAGQYAYRDRRQKKRQFRALWIARINAGARVNGLSYSRFIAGLKKASIEIDRKVLADLAVNEKAAFAAIVEKAKATLA, from the coding sequence ATGGCTCGTGTAAAGCGTGGCGTCATTGCCCGTAAGCGTCACAAAAAAATTCTGAAACTTGCTAAAGGCTACTACGGCGCGCGTTCCCGCGTATTCCGTGTTGCCAAGCAAGCGGTAATCAAGGCAGGCCAATACGCCTACCGTGACCGTCGTCAGAAAAAACGTCAGTTCCGCGCTCTGTGGATCGCTCGTATCAATGCTGGTGCTCGTGTTAACGGTCTGTCCTACAGCCGTTTCATCGCTGGCCTGAAAAAAGCGTCCATCGAGATCGACCGTAAGGTTCTGGCTGATCTGGCAGTGAACGAAAAAGCGGCGTTTGCTGCGATTGTCGAGAAAGCTAAAGCCACCTTGGCTTAA
- the pheS gene encoding phenylalanine--tRNA ligase subunit alpha, with product MENLDALVAQALEAVQSAEDINALEQIRVLYLGKKGELTQVMKTLGNLPAEERPKVGALINDAKERVTEVLNARKALFEEADLAAKLAAESIDVTLPGRGQTSGGLHPVTRTLERIEQFFTHIGYGIAEGPEVEDDYHNFEALNIPGHHPARSMHDTFYFNANMLLRTHTSPVQVRTMESQQPPIRIVCPGRVYRSDSDITHSPMFHQVEGLLVDRDINFADLKGTIEEFLRVFFEKELAVRFRPSYFPFTEPSAEVDMECVMCSGKGCRVCKQTGWLEVMGCGMVHPNVLRMSGIDPEEFSGFAFGMGVERLAMLRYGVNDLRLFFDNDLRFLAQFR from the coding sequence ATGGAAAACCTGGATGCGCTGGTCGCTCAAGCACTAGAGGCTGTGCAAAGCGCTGAAGATATCAATGCCCTGGAGCAAATCCGGGTTCTGTACCTTGGCAAGAAGGGCGAGTTGACCCAGGTGATGAAGACCCTGGGGAACCTGCCGGCCGAGGAGCGTCCGAAAGTCGGGGCGCTGATCAACGATGCCAAGGAACGTGTCACAGAAGTCCTGAATGCGCGCAAGGCGTTGTTCGAGGAGGCGGATCTGGCTGCCAAACTCGCCGCCGAGTCCATTGACGTGACCCTGCCTGGCCGTGGCCAGACTTCCGGCGGCCTGCATCCGGTTACCCGGACGCTGGAGCGCATCGAGCAGTTCTTCACCCACATCGGCTACGGCATTGCCGAAGGCCCTGAGGTCGAAGACGACTATCACAACTTCGAGGCGCTCAACATCCCAGGCCATCACCCGGCCCGGTCGATGCACGACACCTTCTATTTCAATGCGAACATGCTGTTGCGCACCCATACCTCGCCGGTACAGGTCCGCACCATGGAATCGCAACAGCCGCCGATCCGCATCGTCTGCCCAGGCCGTGTGTACCGTAGCGACTCCGATATTACCCACTCGCCGATGTTCCACCAGGTCGAAGGCCTGCTGGTTGATCGCGACATCAATTTCGCCGACCTGAAAGGCACGATCGAAGAGTTCCTGCGGGTGTTCTTCGAAAAAGAACTGGCGGTGCGTTTCCGCCCTTCGTACTTCCCATTCACCGAGCCATCCGCTGAAGTCGACATGGAATGCGTGATGTGCAGCGGTAAAGGCTGCCGCGTCTGCAAGCAGACGGGCTGGCTGGAAGTCATGGGCTGCGGCATGGTTCACCCGAACGTGCTGCGTATGTCCGGGATCGATCCGGAAGAATTCTCGGGTTTTGCTTTCGGCATGGGCGTCGAGCGCCTGGCCATGCTGCGTTACGGTGTGAATGACTTGCGCCTGTTCTTCGACAACGACTTGCGGTTCCTTGCGCAATTTCGCTAG
- the pheT gene encoding phenylalanine--tRNA ligase subunit beta translates to MKFSEQWLRGWVSPQVSRDELVARLSMAGLEVDSVTLAAGEFSGVVVGEVLSTEQHPDADKLRVCQVSNGAETFQVVCGAPNVRPGLKIPFAMIGAELPGDFKIKKAKLRGVESNGMLCSQAELQVGEGNDGLMELPADAPVGQDIREYLGLDDASIEVDLTPNRGDCLSLAGLAREVGALYAAAVTRPVVATVPAVHDEVRSVEVLAPAACPRYLGRVIRNVDLSKPTPLWMVERLRRADVRSIDAAVDITNYVMLELGQPLHAFDLAEINGGIRVRMAEEGEKLVLLDGQEVALRSDTLVIADHSRALAIAGVMGGEHSGVSTTTRDVFLESAFFDQIAVAGKARSYGLHTDASHRYERGVDWQLAREAMERATGLLLDITGGEAGPIIETVSEQHLPKIAPITLRAQRITQMLGMEMDAAEVERLLSALGLGISADGAGQWRVEVPSHRFDISLEVDLIEELARLYGYNRLPVRYPQARLAPQAKAEARSDLPELRRLLVARGYQEAITYSFIDPRQFELFNPGVAPLLLANPISNDMAAMRSSLWPGLVKSLQHNLNRQQDRVRLFESGLRFVGQLDGLKQEPMLAGVVCGSRLPEGWAQGRDVVDFFDVKADVEAVLGFAGALDAFTFVPGKHPALHPGQTARIERDGREVGYVGAIHPELSKTLGLDRPVFVFELVLAEVALGKMPKFQELSRFPEVRRDLALLADRDVASSAVLDVIRENAGEWLTDLRLFDVYQGKGIDPHRKSLAVGLTWQHPSRTLNDDEVNTATQNILTSLENRLNATLRK, encoded by the coding sequence ATGAAATTCAGTGAACAATGGCTGCGCGGCTGGGTAAGCCCGCAGGTAAGCCGGGACGAGCTGGTTGCTCGCCTGTCGATGGCCGGACTTGAGGTCGATAGCGTAACGCTGGCCGCTGGTGAATTCAGTGGTGTGGTGGTGGGCGAGGTGCTGAGCACCGAGCAGCACCCGGATGCCGATAAGTTGCGGGTGTGCCAGGTCAGCAATGGCGCGGAGACCTTCCAGGTGGTCTGCGGCGCACCCAACGTGCGCCCGGGCCTGAAGATCCCGTTCGCCATGATCGGTGCCGAGCTGCCGGGCGACTTCAAGATCAAGAAAGCCAAGCTGCGTGGCGTCGAGTCCAATGGCATGTTGTGCTCCCAGGCCGAACTGCAGGTCGGCGAAGGCAACGATGGCCTGATGGAGCTGCCGGCTGATGCGCCGGTGGGCCAGGACATCCGTGAGTACCTGGGCCTGGACGATGCGAGCATCGAGGTCGACCTGACGCCGAACCGTGGCGACTGCTTGTCCCTGGCTGGTCTGGCCCGTGAGGTTGGCGCGCTGTATGCCGCTGCCGTGACGCGTCCTGTGGTCGCGACCGTGCCGGCTGTGCATGATGAAGTGCGTTCGGTGGAAGTCCTCGCTCCGGCCGCGTGCCCGCGCTACCTGGGCCGCGTGATCCGTAACGTCGATTTGTCGAAGCCGACGCCGCTGTGGATGGTCGAACGCCTGCGCCGCGCCGACGTGCGCAGCATCGACGCCGCCGTCGACATCACCAACTATGTAATGCTGGAGCTGGGTCAACCACTGCATGCGTTCGATCTCGCCGAAATCAACGGCGGCATCCGCGTGCGCATGGCCGAGGAGGGCGAGAAGCTGGTCCTGCTCGACGGCCAGGAAGTGGCCCTGCGCAGCGATACGCTGGTAATCGCCGACCACTCCCGGGCACTGGCGATTGCCGGCGTGATGGGGGGCGAGCACAGCGGTGTCTCCACCACGACCCGCGATGTCTTCCTTGAAAGCGCGTTCTTCGACCAGATTGCGGTCGCTGGCAAGGCCCGCTCCTATGGCCTGCACACCGATGCTTCGCACCGTTACGAGCGTGGCGTGGACTGGCAACTGGCCCGTGAAGCCATGGAGCGCGCTACTGGCCTGCTGCTGGACATCACAGGCGGCGAAGCCGGCCCGATCATCGAAACCGTCAGCGAACAGCATCTGCCGAAGATTGCACCCATTACCCTGCGTGCCCAGCGCATCACCCAGATGCTGGGCATGGAAATGGATGCCGCCGAAGTCGAGCGCCTGCTCAGTGCCCTTGGCCTGGGGATCAGCGCTGACGGAGCAGGGCAATGGCGTGTCGAAGTGCCAAGTCATCGCTTCGACATCAGCCTGGAAGTCGACCTGATCGAAGAGCTGGCCCGCCTGTACGGCTACAACCGCCTGCCGGTTCGCTACCCGCAAGCTCGCCTGGCCCCACAGGCCAAGGCTGAAGCCCGTAGCGACCTGCCGGAACTGCGCCGCCTGCTGGTGGCCCGTGGGTATCAGGAAGCGATCACCTACAGCTTCATCGATCCGCGCCAGTTCGAGCTGTTCAACCCAGGTGTCGCGCCGCTGTTGCTGGCCAACCCGATCTCCAATGACATGGCGGCCATGCGCTCGTCCCTGTGGCCGGGCCTGGTCAAGTCGCTGCAGCACAACCTGAACCGTCAGCAGGATCGCGTGCGTCTGTTCGAGAGCGGCCTGCGCTTCGTCGGTCAACTGGACGGCTTGAAGCAAGAGCCGATGCTCGCCGGTGTTGTCTGCGGCAGCCGCCTGCCGGAAGGCTGGGCACAAGGTCGCGATGTCGTCGATTTCTTCGACGTCAAGGCTGACGTGGAAGCGGTGCTCGGCTTCGCCGGTGCGCTCGACGCGTTCACTTTCGTGCCGGGCAAGCATCCAGCGCTGCACCCAGGACAGACCGCGCGGATCGAGCGAGACGGGCGTGAAGTCGGTTATGTTGGTGCCATTCACCCTGAATTGTCGAAAACCCTGGGCCTTGATCGTCCGGTCTTCGTTTTCGAGCTGGTTCTGGCTGAAGTCGCCCTGGGAAAAATGCCGAAATTCCAGGAGTTATCGCGCTTTCCTGAAGTGCGTCGAGACCTTGCGTTGCTCGCTGATCGCGACGTTGCATCCAGCGCTGTGCTGGACGTAATCCGTGAAAATGCAGGCGAATGGCTCACGGACCTCAGGCTATTTGACGTGTATCAGGGTAAAGGCATTGATCCGCATAGAAAAAGCCTTGCAGTCGGCTTGACCTGGCAGCATCCATCGCGCACTCTTAATGACGATGAGGTGAATACCGCAACGCAAAACATCCTCACCTCGCTCGAAAACAGGTTGAACGCCACGTTAAGGAAGTGA
- the ihfA gene encoding integration host factor subunit alpha, producing the protein MGALTKAEMAERLYEELGLNKREAKELVELFFEEIRHALEDNEQVKLSGFGNFDLRDKRQRPGRNPKTGEEIPITARRVVTFRPGQKLKARVEAYAGTKS; encoded by the coding sequence ATGGGGGCTCTGACGAAAGCTGAGATGGCGGAACGTCTGTATGAGGAGTTGGGCCTGAATAAACGGGAGGCCAAAGAATTGGTCGAACTGTTTTTTGAAGAAATCAGGCACGCTCTGGAAGACAACGAGCAGGTCAAATTGTCCGGTTTCGGCAATTTCGACCTTCGGGACAAACGCCAGCGGCCTGGCCGCAATCCGAAAACGGGAGAAGAAATCCCGATCACGGCTCGCCGTGTGGTCACCTTTCGTCCAGGGCAGAAGTTGAAGGCCCGAGTTGAGGCTTATGCTGGAACCAAGTCATAA
- a CDS encoding MerR family transcriptional regulator has translation MLEPSHNDELPVIPGKRYFTIGEVSELCAVKPHVLRYWEQEFPQLNPVKRRGNRRYYQRQDVLMIRQIRALLYDQGFTIGGARLRLSGDEAKDDTTQYKQMIRQMIAELEDVLVVLKK, from the coding sequence ATGCTGGAACCAAGTCATAACGACGAACTACCCGTCATCCCGGGCAAACGCTACTTCACCATCGGTGAAGTCAGCGAGCTGTGTGCGGTAAAACCGCACGTGCTGCGCTATTGGGAGCAGGAGTTTCCTCAACTCAACCCGGTCAAGCGCCGCGGAAACCGCCGGTATTATCAGCGCCAAGACGTGCTGATGATCCGGCAGATCCGCGCGCTGCTGTACGATCAGGGGTTCACCATCGGCGGCGCACGCCTGCGCCTCTCTGGTGATGAAGCCAAAGACGACACAACCCAGTACAAACAAATGATCCGCCAGATGATCGCCGAGCTTGAAGATGTACTGGTGGTGCTCAAGAAATAA
- a CDS encoding LysR substrate-binding domain-containing protein yields the protein MKTNFPHLPPLNSLIFFEAAARYKNFTKTADELCITQSAVSKQISMLEESLGFELFRREGRSLLLTDAGKEFHSDVNGILQQLGDSVKRIRNWANNQSVTVTCTQSVSYYWLFPRIARFNIQYPDITINIYATNEISETSCHRFDLGILNSDGHWRTQLHTHHLFEEEIYPICRHDYPVKGLLTPEQLLEQKLVHLDPSTWPWPTWIDWFSNFGLKYEIPKNAQLFNQVTLAINAMQHGMGIGQGWVHMTESMLQNGEIRRISEYSHKPGFDDHLVYSKSKPLSQSGLIFRDWLLEDAERSKRAAT from the coding sequence ATGAAGACCAACTTCCCTCACTTGCCGCCCTTGAATTCGTTGATATTTTTCGAGGCGGCCGCGCGCTACAAGAACTTCACTAAGACCGCAGACGAGCTGTGCATCACTCAGAGCGCGGTGAGCAAACAGATAAGCATGTTGGAGGAAAGTCTGGGATTCGAGTTATTTCGCCGTGAGGGGCGGTCACTGCTATTAACAGATGCAGGAAAGGAGTTTCACAGCGACGTGAATGGCATACTGCAGCAGTTGGGAGACAGCGTTAAACGCATCCGCAACTGGGCCAACAACCAGAGTGTGACTGTTACCTGTACGCAGTCGGTATCCTACTATTGGCTATTTCCTCGGATCGCGCGCTTTAATATCCAGTACCCGGATATCACCATCAACATCTACGCCACCAACGAAATCTCCGAAACCTCATGCCACCGCTTTGACTTGGGCATATTGAACAGTGACGGGCACTGGCGTACACAGCTGCACACACATCATCTGTTCGAGGAAGAAATCTATCCAATCTGCCGACATGACTATCCGGTCAAAGGACTGTTGACCCCCGAACAGTTATTGGAGCAGAAACTGGTGCATTTGGACCCGTCTACTTGGCCGTGGCCAACCTGGATCGATTGGTTTTCTAATTTTGGCCTGAAGTACGAGATCCCCAAGAACGCCCAGCTATTCAACCAGGTAACCCTTGCCATCAATGCGATGCAGCACGGCATGGGCATAGGCCAGGGATGGGTGCATATGACAGAATCTATGTTGCAAAACGGTGAAATTCGGCGCATCAGCGAGTACTCTCATAAGCCGGGTTTCGACGACCACCTGGTGTATTCCAAGAGCAAGCCGCTGTCGCAGTCAGGCCTGATATTTCGTGACTGGTTGCTTGAGGATGCTGAACGTAGCAAGCGAGCGGCCACCTAA
- a CDS encoding sarcosine oxidase subunit beta family protein — MHYSAWRLFKEGLSNHQNWPETWPDASPKRRYDVVIVGGGGHGLATAYYLAKNHGVRNVAVLEKGYIGGGNAGRNTTLIRSNYLWGESSKLYEHSLKLWEGLTQDINYNVMFSQRGIYSLGHSLQEMRDLERRVNANVLSGVDAEIISPADLRDRIPYLNLSSKARYPIMGAAYQARGGTARHDAVVWGFARAAAQYGVDIIQGCEVLDIEREDGVVKGVLTSRGEIKADKVALVVAGHTSVMARKAGVRLPISSHPLQAFVSEPMKPVLDTVVMSNAVHGYISQSDKGDLVIGAGLDPYNGYSQRGSPHIIEHAAQAIIEMFPCFSRVRMNRQWGGIVDVSPDSCPIISKTEVRGLYVNGGWGTGGFKATPGSGHVFAHTIAHDQLHPLAEPFSLARFTSGHLIDEYGAAGVAH; from the coding sequence ATGCACTATTCAGCTTGGCGCTTGTTCAAAGAAGGCTTGTCCAACCATCAGAATTGGCCTGAAACCTGGCCGGACGCCTCTCCCAAGCGTCGTTACGACGTGGTCATCGTCGGTGGTGGGGGGCACGGTCTGGCGACAGCCTATTACTTGGCGAAAAATCATGGTGTGCGCAATGTTGCGGTACTGGAAAAAGGTTACATCGGCGGCGGCAACGCGGGGCGTAACACCACCCTGATCCGCTCCAACTACCTGTGGGGAGAGTCCTCCAAACTCTACGAGCATTCCCTGAAGTTGTGGGAGGGGCTGACCCAAGATATCAACTACAACGTCATGTTCAGCCAGCGCGGCATTTACTCCCTCGGCCACAGCCTACAGGAGATGCGCGACTTGGAACGCCGCGTCAACGCAAACGTCTTGAGCGGAGTAGATGCCGAGATCATCTCCCCAGCCGACTTACGCGATCGTATTCCGTACCTGAACTTGAGCTCTAAGGCCCGCTACCCGATCATGGGTGCGGCCTATCAGGCGCGCGGCGGTACCGCCCGTCACGATGCAGTCGTCTGGGGCTTCGCCCGTGCCGCCGCACAGTATGGCGTCGACATCATCCAGGGCTGCGAAGTACTGGACATCGAGCGCGAGGACGGCGTGGTCAAGGGGGTGCTCACCAGCCGCGGCGAGATCAAGGCCGACAAGGTGGCGTTAGTGGTCGCCGGCCATACCTCGGTCATGGCTCGCAAGGCTGGCGTGCGCTTGCCCATCAGCAGTCACCCATTGCAGGCGTTCGTGTCCGAGCCGATGAAGCCAGTGCTCGACACTGTGGTCATGTCCAACGCCGTGCACGGATACATCAGCCAATCCGACAAGGGTGATCTGGTTATCGGCGCCGGCTTGGACCCCTACAACGGTTACTCGCAGCGCGGCAGCCCACACATCATCGAACACGCCGCCCAGGCCATCATCGAAATGTTCCCGTGCTTCAGTCGCGTACGTATGAATCGCCAGTGGGGTGGCATCGTCGATGTCTCACCGGACTCATGCCCGATCATCAGCAAGACCGAAGTCAGGGGCTTGTACGTCAATGGCGGCTGGGGCACCGGTGGCTTCAAGGCGACCCCAGGCTCGGGCCACGTGTTCGCGCACACCATTGCCCACGATCAACTGCACCCGCTGGCCGAACCCTTCAGCTTGGCGCGTTTCACCAGCGGCCACCTCATCGATGAATACGGCGCAGCCGGTGTCGCTCACTGA
- a CDS encoding sarcosine oxidase subunit delta, translated as MLKIHCPHCNEVREEEEFTYRGEAFIARPADAALNTLDDAGFGDYLFMRVNHKGLMYENWYHGGGCRHFLVVARDNVTNEISGSWSMTGAPKGVTYE; from the coding sequence ATGCTCAAGATCCACTGTCCCCACTGCAATGAAGTTCGCGAAGAAGAAGAGTTCACCTATCGAGGTGAAGCCTTTATCGCCCGACCCGCCGATGCCGCACTGAATACTCTCGACGACGCAGGCTTTGGCGACTACCTGTTCATGCGAGTCAACCACAAGGGGCTGATGTATGAGAACTGGTATCACGGCGGCGGCTGTCGGCACTTTCTCGTGGTCGCTCGCGACAACGTCACCAACGAAATCTCGGGAAGCTGGAGCATGACCGGCGCACCCAAGGGGGTCACTTATGAGTAA